The proteins below are encoded in one region of Sulfitobacter sp. SK012:
- the lepA gene encoding translation elongation factor 4, with amino-acid sequence MTALSHIRNFSIVAHIDHGKSTLADRLIQSTNTVADRDMKEQMLDSMDIERERGITIKAQTVRINYTAKDGEEYVLNLIDTPGHVDFAYEVSRSMRAVEGSLLVVDSTQGVEAQTLANVYHAIDADHDIVPVLNKIDLPASDCDRVAEQIEDVIGIDASGAIRVSAKTGQGIEETLESIVKNLPAPTGTLDAPLKAMLVDSWYDSYLGVIVLVRIMDGQLRKNDRIRFMQNGAVHHVDRIGVFRPAMTEIDVLGPGEIGFLTASIKQVRDTRVGDTITSEKKGCEVALPGFKPAQPVVFCGLFPVDAAEFEDLRESIEKLALNDASFSFEMETSAALGFGFRCGFLGLLHLEVIRDRIEREYNIDLITTAPSVIYNIFMKDGTTQQLHNPADMPDLTFVDHIEEPRIKATILVPDEYLGDVLKLCQDRRGIQIDLTYAGSRAMVVYDLPLNEVVFDFYDRLKSVTKGYASFDYAMIGYREDALVKMSILVNDEPVDALSTMVHRDRADMRGRAMVEKLKDLIPRHMFKIPIQAAIGGKVIARETLSAMRKDVTAKCYGGDASRKRKLLDKQKAGKKKMRQFGSVNIPQEAFISALKMDG; translated from the coding sequence ATGACAGCACTTTCACACATCCGTAATTTCTCCATCGTGGCTCACATTGACCACGGTAAATCCACGCTTGCCGACCGGTTGATCCAGTCGACGAACACTGTGGCCGACCGGGACATGAAAGAGCAAATGCTCGACAGCATGGACATTGAGCGCGAGCGCGGCATCACCATCAAAGCCCAAACCGTCCGCATCAATTACACGGCCAAGGATGGCGAGGAATACGTTCTCAACCTCATCGACACCCCCGGTCACGTCGATTTCGCCTACGAAGTCTCCCGCTCCATGCGTGCGGTTGAAGGCTCGTTGCTGGTCGTTGATAGCACTCAAGGCGTCGAAGCACAGACCCTCGCGAACGTGTACCACGCCATTGACGCAGACCACGACATCGTACCCGTCCTGAACAAGATTGATTTGCCAGCATCTGATTGTGACCGCGTGGCCGAACAGATCGAAGACGTCATCGGCATCGACGCATCCGGCGCAATCCGCGTGTCTGCCAAAACCGGGCAGGGCATCGAAGAAACACTCGAATCCATCGTCAAGAACCTGCCAGCCCCCACAGGCACCCTTGATGCACCTCTCAAAGCGATGCTGGTGGACAGCTGGTACGACAGCTATCTCGGCGTCATTGTGCTTGTGCGCATCATGGACGGCCAGCTCCGCAAAAACGACCGCATCCGGTTTATGCAAAACGGCGCCGTGCACCATGTTGACCGCATCGGCGTTTTCCGCCCGGCCATGACCGAAATTGACGTGCTCGGCCCCGGTGAAATCGGCTTCCTGACCGCCTCAATCAAACAGGTCCGCGACACCCGCGTTGGCGACACGATCACCAGCGAAAAGAAAGGCTGCGAGGTCGCTCTGCCGGGCTTTAAACCTGCGCAACCCGTCGTCTTCTGTGGCCTATTCCCCGTGGATGCCGCCGAATTCGAAGACCTACGCGAGAGCATCGAAAAGCTCGCCCTCAATGATGCCTCCTTTAGCTTTGAGATGGAAACCTCTGCTGCCCTCGGCTTTGGCTTTCGCTGTGGCTTCCTCGGGCTGCTCCACCTCGAGGTCATCCGCGACCGGATCGAGCGTGAATATAACATCGACCTGATCACCACCGCGCCCTCCGTCATCTACAACATCTTCATGAAGGACGGCACCACCCAGCAGCTGCACAACCCCGCTGACATGCCCGACCTCACCTTTGTCGATCACATCGAAGAGCCGCGCATCAAGGCGACGATCCTTGTGCCCGACGAATACCTCGGCGATGTGCTCAAGCTCTGTCAGGACCGCCGCGGCATCCAGATCGACCTCACCTACGCCGGCTCGCGTGCGATGGTGGTCTATGATCTGCCCCTGAACGAAGTGGTCTTTGACTTCTACGACCGCCTCAAATCGGTGACCAAGGGCTATGCAAGCTTTGACTACGCCATGATCGGCTACCGCGAGGATGCGCTGGTGAAAATGTCGATCCTTGTGAACGACGAACCCGTCGACGCGCTCTCCACGATGGTCCACCGCGACCGCGCCGACATGCGGGGCCGCGCTATGGTCGAAAAACTAAAAGACCTCATCCCCCGCCACATGTTCAAAATCCCGATCCAAGCGGCGATTGGCGGCAAAGTCATCGCGCGTGAAACTTTGTCTGCCATGCGCAAAGACGTCACGGCCAAATGTTATGGCGGCGATGCATCTCGGAAACGCAAACTGCTCGATAAGCAGAAGGCGGGTAAAAAGAAGATGCGGCAGTTTGGGTCGGTTAACATTCCGCAAGAAGCATTTATAAGTGCTTTGAAAATGGATGGCTAA